The genomic interval ATCATGATTCACATTATCGATATTCTTTTTACCCATATAAATTGAATATGCGACAAACCCAATAGCACAAACGATTCCAGGCATTTTAATAAAGTAAACATAGATACTGTGCCATGGATCGAACAAAACAGAAGCAAATACAATTGCAGAAACAGCGCCACTAGCACCTACACTGCTGTACATATAATTATCCTTTTCTTTCTGCAAAGTTCTTAGCGAGGCAAAGATGAGACCGCCCATATAGAGTAGAATAAAATAATACGTTGATTTCCCGCCAAAGATGGCATCAAAATAATCTTCAACGATTCCACCAAACATATACAAAGCAAGCATATTGAAAAACAAATGCATCCAATCTGCATGAATAAAACCGTGTGATACCATGCGATACCACTCCTTTTCAATTAATATTTTATTAGGTGCAAAAAGAAGTTTATTAAACAACTCCCTTTTAGAGAAAGCTATAATGGAGATAGCGCATGTAACAATAACTATTAGCAAAGTCATTTGCCAAAAGTATTGATTGTTAAATTGAGATTACTCCTGTTTGACTGATAAAGAATCAAGAAAATCAACAATCATATTATGCACCCCTTTCAACTCCTCTTTTGTGATGCAAAATGGTGGCACCAAATAGAGTACGTTTCCTAAAGGACGAATAATT from Flavobacteriales bacterium carries:
- a CDS encoding rhomboid family intramembrane serine protease, yielding MTLLIVIVTCAISIIAFSKRELFNKLLFAPNKILIEKEWYRMVSHGFIHADWMHLFFNMLALYMFGGIVEDYFDAIFGGKSTYYFILLYMGGLIFASLRTLQKEKDNYMYSSVGASGAVSAIVFASVLFDPWHSIYVYFIKMPGIVCAIGFVAYSIYMGKKNIDNVNHDAHLWGALFGVAFTIVMEPRVLGLFIGKLLEY